One genomic region from Pirellulales bacterium encodes:
- the ptsP gene encoding phosphoenolpyruvate--protein phosphotransferase: protein MRKGIGVSPGVAVGTAYCIHEIFVNPSTRRLADAEVLPELARYEQARDATAADLRALHVKVSSQVGAEQAAIFSAHEAIVHDPAFTEKIRRWIVDERQSATAALSAVLNEYTSLFARTKDEYLKERLADLRDVVVRLSGHLSEVLMPDSTPLPDPLIVVADELLPSQVVMLGHREVRGIATQAGGQTSHAAIMARSRGIPAVSGVRGLLKQVKTGDTIVVDGREGHVIINPDPEALAAYRKLQREFFDLKDQLAANRNQPAVSADGIEVELLANINNVSDARAAAAMGASGVGLFRTEYIFLTHPDVPDEEEQVVVYRQTIDASPHRRITFRTLDLGGDKTIPYLGHTREANPFLGWRSIRLSFEHPEFFATQIRAVLRAAAGSNRHVRLMFPMITTLEEIRKVRGMVNRATRELKQQGMAYGNVPIGVMIEVPAAAVMIDSLLDVVDFVSIGSNDLVQYLMAADRDNPRVSHLCQPLSPAVLRVLATTIAACNRAGKPITLCGEMAGRPRAVAVLFGMGLRSFSMSPAFVPTIKELICRLTKAKAEQIVEQALRLKTAGQIIRYLEEQVGEIAPNVKLLDTA from the coding sequence ATGCGGAAAGGCATTGGCGTATCACCGGGCGTGGCCGTAGGAACGGCGTATTGTATTCACGAGATTTTCGTGAACCCCAGCACGCGCCGATTGGCCGATGCCGAGGTGCTGCCCGAATTGGCCCGGTATGAACAAGCCCGCGATGCCACGGCGGCCGATTTGCGGGCGTTGCACGTCAAGGTAAGCAGTCAAGTTGGCGCCGAGCAGGCCGCCATCTTTTCCGCACACGAAGCCATTGTGCATGATCCGGCGTTCACCGAAAAAATCCGCCGCTGGATCGTCGACGAGCGTCAATCGGCGACCGCGGCGCTCAGCGCGGTGCTGAACGAATATACGAGCTTGTTTGCACGCACCAAGGACGAGTATCTGAAAGAGCGGCTGGCCGATCTGCGCGACGTGGTCGTGCGACTCAGCGGCCATTTGTCGGAAGTGCTCATGCCCGACAGCACGCCGTTGCCCGATCCGTTGATTGTCGTGGCCGACGAATTGCTCCCCTCGCAAGTTGTGATGCTGGGCCATCGCGAAGTTCGCGGCATCGCCACGCAAGCGGGCGGTCAGACGAGCCATGCGGCTATTATGGCGCGCAGTCGGGGCATTCCGGCGGTTTCCGGGGTCCGCGGCTTGTTGAAGCAAGTCAAGACCGGCGATACGATCGTGGTCGATGGCCGTGAGGGCCACGTGATCATCAACCCCGACCCAGAAGCGCTGGCCGCCTATCGCAAGCTACAGCGCGAGTTCTTCGATCTGAAGGATCAATTGGCGGCAAATCGCAACCAACCAGCCGTCTCGGCCGACGGCATCGAGGTCGAACTTTTAGCCAACATCAACAACGTGTCCGATGCGCGGGCGGCGGCGGCCATGGGCGCATCCGGCGTGGGGCTGTTTCGCACCGAATATATCTTTCTCACACATCCGGATGTGCCGGACGAGGAGGAGCAGGTCGTCGTTTACCGCCAGACGATCGACGCCAGCCCCCATCGGCGAATCACTTTCCGCACACTCGACTTAGGCGGCGATAAGACAATTCCCTATCTCGGCCACACGCGCGAGGCCAATCCATTTTTGGGCTGGCGCTCGATTCGTCTGTCGTTTGAGCATCCAGAATTCTTTGCCACGCAGATTCGCGCCGTGCTGCGTGCCGCAGCCGGATCGAATCGGCACGTGCGGCTGATGTTTCCGATGATTACGACGCTGGAAGAAATCCGTAAAGTGCGCGGCATGGTCAATCGCGCAACACGGGAATTGAAGCAGCAGGGCATGGCCTACGGCAATGTTCCGATCGGAGTGATGATCGAAGTGCCGGCGGCAGCTGTAATGATCGACTCGCTGCTCGATGTCGTCGATTTTGTCTCGATCGGCTCGAACGATCTGGTGCAGTACCTGATGGCCGCCGACCGCGACAATCCGCGCGTCAGCCACCTGTGTCAGCCGCTCAGCCCAGCAGTGCTGCGCGTGCTGGCGACGACGATCGCCGCCTGCAATCGAGCCGGCAAGCCGATTACCCTGTGCGGCGAAATGGCCGGGCGGCCCCGCGCAGTAGCGGTGCTGTTCGGCATGGGCCTGCGCAGCTTCAGCATGAGTCCAGCGTTTGTCCCGACCATCAAGGAGTTGATTTGCCGCCTGACGAAAGCCAAAGCCGAGCAAATCGTCGAGCAAGCCCTGCGGCTCAAGACGGCGGGTCAAATTATCCGCTACTTGGAAGAGCAAGTTGGCGAGATCGCTCCCAATGTCAAATTGTTGGATACGGCGTAA